One segment of Brassica napus cultivar Da-Ae chromosome C3, Da-Ae, whole genome shotgun sequence DNA contains the following:
- the LOC106360974 gene encoding putative F-box protein At1g53360 — translation MKRLEQQLSTTSIHETQSSNSVRNHSDPPSGDDLLISIFSRLPLKSIARFRCVSKFLASILSRHDFTELFLTKSLTRPRLLFTVKATNGKLLFYSSPQPHNPDNNSCLVPTPYHTSSFPEYLPSDICSTVCGLVLLQGWKRKVRVICNPATGEFLTLPKVKVKSNPTEIAQTKTYLGYDPIGKQFKVLCVTFSRDERPKTHQVLTLESGKRVWRTVEHKFYFEDNIKMSGDICIDGVLYFRAAVGRSSMIVCFDVGSEKFSFINTNEDMRIQYPCLAGSLTLFNYKGKLGIRHQDSDNMFCEKELVLWVLEDAGNHKWCKHSYVLSPLGSDLVQYNRFIGMTSTGEVVLSILGEPSDLFYLSFYNLQSGTFKRVYFQGLEEFKQQFTTPDTFLDYVENIKFM, via the coding sequence ATGAAACGTTTGGAGCAGCAGTTATCAACCACGTCCATACATGAAACCCAGTCTTCGAACTCGGTAAGAAATCACTCAGACCCGCCATCAGGAGATGATCTGCTTATTAGTATATTCTCTCGACTGCCCTTAAAGTCTATAGCTAGGTTTCGCTGCGTATCGAAATTCTTGGCATCCATCCTTAGCCGTCATGATTTCACTGAGCTATTTTTGACCAAGTCTTTGACTCGTCCACGGCTCCTTTTCACCGTAAAAGCTACTAATGGCAAGTTGTTGTTCTACTCTTCACCTCAGCCTCACAATCCAGACAATAACTCTTGTCTGGTTCCTACCCCTTATCATACGTCTTCTTTTCCAGAATATCTTCCAAGCGATATATGTAGCACGGTCTGTGGATTGGTATTGCTTCAGGGATGGAAAAGAAAGGTGCGAGTGATTTGTAATCCTGCCACCGGAGAGTTCTTAACCTTACCCAAAGTGAAAGTTAAGAGTAACCCCACAGAGATTGCCCAAACTAAAACGTATTTAGGGTATGATCCGATCGGGAAACAGTTCAAAGTATTGTGTGTCACCTTTTCACGTGATGAAAGACCCAAGACTCATCAGGTTTTGACATTGGAGTCTGGAAAACGTGTATGGAGAACGGTCGAACACAAGTTCTATTTTGAGGACAACATTAAAATGAGTGGTGACATATGCATAGACGGTGTTTTGTATTTCAGAGCTGCCGTTGGACGATCTTCTATGATAGTTTGCTTCGACGTTGGGTCTGAAAAGTTCAGCTTTATTAACACAAATGAAGACATGAGAATACAGTATCCTTGTTTAGCAGGTTCTTTGACATTGTTCAACTACAAAGGTAAATTAGGTATACGTCACCAGGATTCAGATAATATGTTTTGTGAAAAAGAACTTGTGTTGTGGGTTCTAGAAGATGCTGGAAATCATAAATGGTGCAAGCATAGCTATGTATTGTCTCCTTTGGGGTCCGACCTAGTCCAATATAACAGGTTTATTGGAATGACTAGTACAGGTGAAGTTGTTTTGTCAATATTGGGCGAACCATCAGACCTTTTCTACCTCTCCTTCTACAATTTGCAGTCGGGGACTTTTAAAAGGGTCTACTTTCAGGGACTAGAAGAGTTTAAGCAACAATTTACAACTCCTGACACCTTTCTAGACTATGTTGAGAATATAAAGTTTATGTAA
- the LOC106383092 gene encoding ER membrane protein complex subunit 3: protein MAEDLVLDTAIRDWVLIPLSVVMVLIGVLRYFVSKLMRSSPTPDAKIVKEGQVVIRARNLKAGANFIPPKSFRARRFYFSNEENGLLHVPKDQAQNPQAQMFSDPNMAMDMMKKNLSMIIPQTLTFAWVNFFFSGFVAAKIPFPLTQRFRAMLQNGIDLSTVDVSYVSSRSWYFLNLFGLRGLFSLILGDENAIDDTQRMMQMGGFGFDASKSLGAEKDGLDIIQHEWALPGFEHRAESVLRKLVQ, encoded by the exons ATGGCGGAAGATCTGGTTCTAGACACGGCGATCAGAGACTGGGTCCTGATCCCTCTCTCCGTAGTGATGGTGCTAATCGGCGTTCTCCGCTACTTCGTCTCCAAGCTCATGCGTTCGTCTCCAACTCCCGACGCAAAGATCGTCAAAGAAGG GCAAGTTGTAATCAGGGCTCGGAATCTGAAGGCCGGCGCCAATTTCATCCCGCCCAAGTCCTTCCGAGCTCGGAGATTCTACTTCAGCAACGAG GAAAATGGATTGCTACATGTGCCCAAGGACCAAGCTCAAAACCCACAAGCTCAGATGTTTTCTGATCCTAACATGGCCATGGATATGATGAAGAAAAATCTTTCTATGATTATACCGCAG ACGCTCACTTTCGCATGGgtcaacttcttcttctctggGTTTGTTGCAG CCAAAATACCGTTTCCACTGACTCAGAGGTTCAGGGCAATGCTACAGAACGGGATAGACCTGAGTACTGTTGATGTTAGCTACGTGAGCAGCCGTTCATG GTACTTCTTGAACTTGTTCGGATTAAGAGGCTTATTTAGTCTCATTCTTGGAGATGAAAATG CTATTGATGATACACAACGAATGATGCAAATGGGTGGATTTGGTTTTGACGCATCAAAG AGCTTGGGCGCTGAGAAGGATGGTCTCGACATTATTCAACATGAATGGGCTTTACCCGGATTCGAGCACCGCGCAGAGTCCGTTTTAAGAAAACTCGTGCAGTAG
- the BNAC03G64890D gene encoding uncharacterized protein BNAC03G64890D, translated as MVSDQDLARGVETLLRQSDPTSLTSLTSVVHQLEAKLGLDLSDKTNFIRDQINLLLHSPHPLASSSSTPQPPPQYLQQLHSGVNVPAKGHFALHPPQHFALQPPPPYHSYFQQPQHHQRQGPSKSSASAGTKRKGGPGGLNKVCRVSPELQVVVGEPALPRTEIVRQLWAYIRKNNLQDPSNKRKIICDDALRVVFETDCTDMFKMNKLLAKHILPLDPSKDSSQSKRAKAEVETKTKEPVSSTSSTVSLSEPLAKFFGTGEMVMTDEEIICRVWEYIKLNHLEDPANPMAIQCDEKLRELLGCESISAVGINEMLRRHIS; from the exons ATGGTGTCTGACCAAGATCTAGCGAGAGGAGTCGAGACTTTGCTCCGACAATCCGACCCCACCTCTCTCACATCCTTAACCAGTGTTGTTCACCAGCTCGAGGCTAAGCTAGGGTTAGACCTCTCGGATAAAACCAATTTCATCAGAGACCAAATTAATCTCCTCCTCCATTCTCCTCACCCActagcctcctcctcctcaaccCCACAACCTCCGCCTCAGTATCTACAGCAGCTGCATTCCGGCGTCAATGTTCCGGCGAAAGGGCATTTCGCACTTCACCCTCCTCAACATTTCGCTctccagcctcctcctccttaCCACTCTTATTTCCAGCAGCCGCAGCACCATCAGCGACAAGGACCCTCTAAATCAAG TGCATCAGCTGGAACTAAGAGAAAGGGTGGTCCTGGAGGACTTAACAAAGTCTGTAGGGTTTCTCCTGAGCTTCAAGTCGTTGTTGGCGAACCTGCCCTTCCCAGAACTGAG ATTGTGAGGCAGTTGTGGGCTTACATAAGGAAGAACAACCTCCAAGACCCGAGTAACAAGCGGAAGATCATCTGTGATGATGCGTTGCGTGTTGTTTTCGAGACTGATTGTACTGACATGTTCAAGATGAATAAGTTGCTCGCTAAGCATATTCTCCCGCTTGATCCATCAA aggaCTCTAGCCAATCGAAACGGGCAAAAGCTGAGGTGGAGACTAAGACCAAAGAGCCTGTTAGTTCAACCTCTTCAACTGTTTCATTATCTGAGCCACTTGCTAAGTTCTTTGGCACTGGTGAGATGGTGATGACAGACGAAGAGATTATCTGCCGTGTGTGGGAGTATATTAAACTCAACCATTTAGAG GACCCTGCAAATCCAATGGCTATTCAGTGTGATGAGAAGCTCCGTGAGCTTCTTGGATGTGAAAGCATTTCAGCTGTGGGGATAAATGAGATGCTGAGGCGCCATATATCTTGA
- the LOC106383089 gene encoding short-chain dehydrogenase/reductase SDRA-like yields MEKKKKVGPKRLQGKVAIVTASTQGIGFGIVERLGLEGASVVVSSRKQKNVDEAVEKLKAQEIDAVGIVCHVSNAQHRLNLVQKTIQRYGKKIDIVVCNAAVNPSTDPILSTQESALDKLWEVNVKSSILLLQDMAPHLQKGSSVIFITSIAAFQPQVPTAMYGVTKTALLGLTKALAAEMGPDTRVNAVAPGVVPTHFASFITRNSEVRRASEEKTLLNRLGTTEDMAAATAFLASDDAAYITGETLVVAGGMPSRL; encoded by the exons atggagaagaagaagaaggtgggGCCAAAAAGACTCCAAGGCAAAGTGGCGATCGTGACGGCATCGACGCAAGGGATAGGCTTCGGTATCGTTGAACGGCTCGGACTTGAAGGCGCTTCTGTCGTCGTCTCTTCTCGAAAACAG AAAAATGTGGATGAGGCAGTAGAGAAGCTTAAAGCTCAAGAGATTGATGCAGTTGGAATCGTTTGTCATGTCTCTAATGCTCAACATCGCCTGAATCTTGTCCAAAAGACAATTCAA AGATATGGGAAGAAGATAGATATTGTTGTATGTAATGCCGCTGTTAATCCATCTACTGACCCAATCTTATCCACCCAAGAATCTGCTCTTGACAAGCTTTGGGAAGTCAATGTCAAATCATCTATTCTTCTCCTCCAG GATATGGCTCCTCACTTACAGAAGGGTTCTTCGGTTATCTTCATAACCTCCATTGCTGCGTTTCAACCGCAAGTACCAACGGCAATGTATGGAGTTACCAAAACAGCTCTTCTCGGACTAACCAAG GCACTTGCTGCTGAGATGGGACCGGACACAAGAGTGAACGCTGTAGCGCCTGGTGTTGTGCCAACACACTTTGCCTCTTTCATCACCCGGAACTCTGAAGTG AGAAGAGCCAGTGAGGAGAAAACACTGCTCAACAGGCTGGGAACAACAGAGGACATGGCCGCTGCAACAGCTTTCTTGGCCTCTGATGATGCTGCTTACATCACTGGAGAAACTTTAGTGGTCGCCGGAGGAATGCCCTCCAGGCTCTGA
- the LOC106383236 gene encoding uncharacterized protein LOC106383236: MTAPKALGGLGLRDIQLFNQALLAKLAWRIITVPDCLLARILKGKYCQRTSFLDANLPSTCSHGWRSILFGRDLLKENLGKAIGNGQTTRVWKDSWISLEEDVRPLGPQREEDMDLMVSDLLTTDMKWNGARLKEILPMMSEKILCIQPSRSGVEDRFIWQPLPSGVYSKRSGYFSAAKKAQIPSVSTCDDFKWINDVWRSSCSPKLRLFLWSIINNALPIGENLQNRGMISATNFHIAAGMDFTEALTRFRRTICLPPTVVVGAIVPWIVWSLWLSRNTLIFEDKKITPEETTTKGLRLALEWNQAQRKEITNSSLPEESRDRVHTTSDNSPMNGSTTCKTDAAWDKNRKRAGLAWNFSGPTIPSPVEGSLVQDFIASPLVAEALALLTALGSAKDLGITKLEVFSDCATLIGATNGRIQSKELIGIVSDIRSISSGFTSLSFSYFPRSKNSLSDCLAKTVLRASVSNPSVSNPLVG, from the exons ATGACAGCTCCTAAAGCTTTGGGAGGTTTGGGTCTTAGGGATATACAACTCTTTAATCAGGCTCTCTTGGCTAAGCTAGCATGGCGAATCATCACAGTACCGGATTGTCTACTAGCTAGAATACTTAAAGGAAAATACTGCCAACGGACGAGCTTCCTAGACGCAAATCTACCGAGTACTTGTTCACATGGTTGGAGGAGTATTCTCTTTGGGAGGGACCTTCTAAAGGAGAACTTAGGCAAGGCCATAGGGAATGGGCAGACAACTAGAGTATGGAAAGACTCATGGATTTCTCTAGAAGAAGATGTCAGACCTCTAGGACCccaaagagaagaagacatgGACCTCATGGTCTCGGACCTACTAACTACAGACATGAAATGGAACGGAGCTAGGCTAAAGGAAATCTTACCTATGATGTCTGAGAAGATCCTCTGTATTCAGCCAAGTAGAAGTGGAGTGGAAGATAGGTTCATTTGGCAACCGCTCCCTTCGGGAGTCTATTCGAAAAGGTCCGGCTACTTCTCAGCTGCTAAGAAAGCCCAAATTCCATCAGTGAGCACATGTGATGATTTCAAGTGGATAAATGATGTGTGGAGAAGCTCGTGCTCACCAAAACTGCGACTCTTTCTCTGGTCGATTATCAACAATGCACTTCCCATTGGGGAAAACCTACAGAACCGAGGAATGATATCAGCAACTAACT TTCACATAGCTGCAGGAATGGACTTCACAGAAGCTCTTACAAGATTTAGGAGAACAATCTGTCTACCCCCGACAGTAGTTGTGGGAGCAATCGTGCCGTGGATAGTGTGGTCGCTCTGGCTCTCCAGAAACACTCTGATATTTGAAGATAAGAAGATAACCCCCGAGGAAACGACAACAAAAGGACTTCGATTAGCCCTAGAGTGGAACCAAGCTCAAAGGAAAGAGATTACAAATAGTTCCTTACCTGAAGAATCACGAGATCGAGTCCACACAACCTCAGACAACTCTCCAATGAACGGATCGACCACATGTAAGACAGACGCAGCTTGGGACAAGAACCGTAAAAGGGCAGGTTTAGCTTGGAACTTCTCAGGCCCGACAATACCTAGTCCAGTAGAAGGCTCGCTGGTGCAGGACTTTATCGCCTCTCCTCTGGTCGCAGAAGCTTTGGCCCTGCTGACAGCTCTCGGATCGGCAAAGGATCTCGGCATCACAAAACTTGAAGTCTTTTCAGACTGTGCAACGCTCATCGGAGCAACTAATGGCAGGATCCAGAGCAAAGAGTTGATCGGAATCGTGAGTGATATACGATCAATCTCGTCTGGATTCACCTCTCTATctttctcctactttcctagaTCAAAGAACTCTCTTTCAGATTGTCTTGCAAAAACTGTGCTTCGTGCTTCTGTATCAAACCCTTCTGTATCAAACCCTTTAGTGGGCTAA